One stretch of Novosphingobium pentaromativorans US6-1 DNA includes these proteins:
- the hisI gene encoding phosphoribosyl-AMP cyclohydrolase: MSDVSSAERELGTAFLPKFDAHGLLIAIAVDSVSREILMVAYMDEEALAKTRETGLAHFHSRSRGKLWLKGETSGHFLRVQEMRVDCDQDALMLVVKPEGPACHTGARSCFYRQLEGDELRRIAE; this comes from the coding sequence ATGTCAGACGTCTCAAGCGCCGAACGCGAACTGGGAACCGCTTTCCTGCCGAAGTTCGATGCGCATGGACTGCTGATTGCCATTGCCGTCGACTCGGTCAGCCGCGAGATACTCATGGTTGCGTACATGGACGAGGAAGCGCTGGCCAAGACCCGCGAAACGGGCCTTGCGCACTTCCATTCGCGCTCACGCGGCAAGCTTTGGCTCAAGGGAGAGACTTCCGGACACTTCCTGCGGGTGCAGGAAATGCGGGTCGATTGCGATCAGGATGCGCTCATGCTGGTGGTCAAGCCGGAGGGCCCGGCTTGCCATACGGGCGCGCGCAGCTGCTTCTACCGCCAACTGGAAGGCGACGAACTGC